The sequence TTATTCTATGTGCTCAGTTGTCTGGGCTTTGTGCATCTGCTGTCTGTTTTCACCTATCGCCACATTGAATTGATTCTCCAGTCGCCCACACCGAAGCGACCCCAAAGGTCGTCTGCTAACATGACCATAGCCAGTCCCAATCCTAAACACAATTGGAGTATGAATATTCTCAAAGCGCCTGCCTGGATTAGTGAATTCAACTATCCATACGCTACATTCGACGAGGTTCCAAAATCGGTTTTTGATAGCATAAATCGTGATCTCGATGCTGTCCAAAGCCCTGATCCGCTGGTTAGTGTTGTCATTCCGGGCTGGAACGAAGAGGTGAACATACTTCGCAGCGTTGCTTCGCTGGCGAAGATGAAAACGGACATACCCTTTGAAATTGTGGTCGTTAATAACAACTCGACCGATCAGATGCAGAAAACGCTGGACAATCTGCATGTTCGCAGCGTATTTCAGCCTATTCAGGGATGGGGACCCGCTCGCCAGATGGGTTTGGAGAACGCACGGGGTAAATATATTCTGACAGCCGATGCCGACGGCCTCTACCCACCCGATTGGGTTAGTGAAATGATGGCCGTATTGCAGCAGCCGGGCGTTGTTTGTGTATATGGGCGTTATTCGTTTATTCCGACTCCCGAAAAAGGGTTTTCGCGCTGGAAACTATCGATCCTCGAAACGCTGAAAGATGGTATTGCCGAGGTTCGGCACATGAAACGGCCGCACCTGAACGCCTACGGTATAAGCATCGGTTACATTAGAGAATATGGCCTGAAAGTTGGTTATGTGATGCATAAAATTCGGGGCGAAGACGGTCGGATGTGTTTTGACCTGATGAACTATGGAAGCGTTAAGCAGGTGAAATCGGCCAAAGCCCGCGCCTGGACGGGTACGCGAACGCTAGAAAAGGATGGTAGCTTCTCACGAACGCTCTTTGTGCGTATTGCCAATGAGCTCCGGCGGTTTAGCAGTATGTTCGTTGAGCAACCTCCTCACGATACCAAAACATCATTGAATAATTAGGGAATTGTCGTTCAACATCATTGGCTATGCTCGTCTGTCAATGCAAGTCGGCTTTCCTGAGCTGGATCGTCCCACTATTTCTGCTGATTCTGACTGCCCGTGTGGATAGTCGGGCGCAGTGTAGTCAGGGAGCAATCATTTGCGAAACATTTGGTTCTGGTCCGCGCGGAGCGTTACCACAAGGGCAAACGACATTTGCTTATACCACCAATCCATGCCCTAATGATGGAGAATATACCTTGATGGATACTGTCGCCAATAGTTGCCACGGTGATGCCTGGCACCGGGTGCGGGAAGATCACACGCCCGGTGATGTAAAGGGTAATATGTTTGTTGTCAACGCATTCTACCAGCCCAGCGAGTTTTTTAGCCAGAAAGCAATGGGGTTGTGTCCTGGTGTTACATACGAATTTTCATTGTGGGTACTGAATATAAACAAGGTATTGCAACCGGGACCCTGTGATGAATTTAGCCTTCGCGATCCGATCATAGCGATGCGGGTAGAGCAGGCGGATGGGACATTGATCAAAGAGGTAATACAGCCTGCTGTTTCTCGTTCAGTAACCCCTGTCTGGGTGCAGCTTTCGATGCAGTTCGTTATCCAGACCAACACCAACGACATTGTTGTCAAACTGATCAATAAAGGACTTGGCGGTTGCGGTAACGACCTGGCTATTGACGATATTGGCTTCCGTCCGGTTCACCCTAACCTGACTATTCAATTCGCCAATTCGTCGGCTTCTGAAATAACAGCCTGCGCTGATACCCGCCTGACACTCAGTATTGGGGCCGCTGTAGGGTATCCGAATCCGGTTTATTCGTGGCAACAGAGTCAGGATAATATTAACTGGACACCTGTTCCCGGAACCGGTCAGGCAACCTATAAGATTAATCCGGTGCGGGTTGGCCGCACGTATTATCGGCTCCGAAATGCCCAGCCAATCAACGCCAATGCCATTGGTCGCTCCCAATGTTCGGCCGAGTCTAATGTGCTTATTGTCAATGGGCGTCCTGATGCACCCTTCAGTCTGGGTAATGATCTGGCCGTTTGCGCAGGTACATCACAGGTGCTTCAGGCGCCTGACCCACTGCCCGCTGGTACTTCGTTTGTCTGGTCTGATCTGAGCTCAAACCAGGAGCTAATCGTCAATTCAGCGGGGGCTTATTGGCTGGAAACAAACCTGGGCGGGTGTACGTATCGAGACACGGTAAACGTGTCGACCCAGAACTGCCACCTGGAAGATGTTTATATACCTGATGCGTTCTCGCCCAATAATGATGCGGTTAACGATAACCTGATTGTCATTCATGCGGGTACCTTTACGGCCTATTCCTTTCGCGTTTATGATCGCTGGGGGAGTGTCATTTTTGTGAGTAAGCAGGCCGATCTGACCTGGGATGGTATGTTTCAAAATCGACCCTGCCCGGAAGGGATCTATGCCTGGACTCTTGATTATAGTGTTTTGAATACCCAGAATCAGGAGCGTCATTACACCCGAAGCGGGCGGGTGATCTTGGTTCGTTAATAAAATAGTGCCTGTCTTTCTCTGTATCAGCTGATTAGAGGGGAAGTCTGATTGACTTGCCGTTGGAAGTCCAGGGTTTTTTTGATAAGTTGCGTTAATGGATGGAAATAAGACTTCCGCACAGAAGCGTGCCACGGTTGATCATGATGCTCTAATAACCGTGGCACGCTTCTGTGCGGAAGTCCTCATAAAGTCAATTCGTAAACGTGACCACTCATCATTTACCTAGTCCAGATAATTTAGGGAAAAGCAGCTTCATGCGTCTATCCTGTCCACAAAATCATATTAATGCAACAGAATTATTATTTTCCTGATGTTACGCTGCTGGTAACGCACTATAATCGGTCACAGTCGCTGGAGAATCTGCTGACTAGCTTCCGGAAGTTAAATTGTCAGTTTGGCGAAATCGTTGTGTCAGACGACGGTAGCAAAGAAGAACACCGTAATTATCTGAAAAAGCTACAGGAAGAGTTTTCCTTTCGGTTGATTTCGACGCCCAAAAACAAAGGCTTAGGGAATAATATCAACAAAGGCCAGGAGGCTGTTCAGACGCCGTATACGCTCTATATTCAGGAAGATTTTGAGCCTAAACCTGCCTTTCCAGATCGGCTGGTAGAATCACTGGGGATCATTAATGAACATCCAGAATTCGATATTATTCGGTTTTATGCCTATTATCCCTACGCGTACTTAAAGCCTTATGATAATCAGTTCTCAGAGATGGTTATTCCATCGATATGGGATACGAATTACACCAAAATTTACTATTACAGTGATCACCCGCACTTACGCCGTAGCTCATTTCTGGAAAAATTTGGTCGCTATGTAGAAGGGCTAGCTCCCGACAAAACAGAGTACTGGATGTGTGTTTCCTTTATTCAACACAAGGGTAGGGGGTTGTTTTTCAACGAATTCAAACAGCTTTTTGATCAGAAAAATACCCAGACA comes from Spirosoma aureum and encodes:
- a CDS encoding glycosyltransferase, whose protein sequence is MRFRAVDSFRGIAAIMVILFHMQHLNLLSENVFIAKSDIFVDFFFVLSGFVMTHSNFNKITDLRSIKPFVSKRFKRLYPLHLFTLLLVLLFEVARFGIDRYVVHLSNPVFANDKTLISFLANLTLTQSLGLFDRVTWNGPSWSISVEFYTYIVWALCLVLFRKNVLLICIIGFSLLAWFIVQHHGSIIFNYDYGFIRCLYSFLIGMVSYRISRQLSSGFGYWQSTATEGVILGLTIFSVRAFTHSESWMMPLLFAIVIIAFSRETGAISKFLAIDRLEFLGKLSYSYYLNHTIVLAVMDLLLFKIIKVHHTTIGELFYVLSCLGFVHLLSVFTYRHIELILQSPTPKRPQRSSANMTIASPNPKHNWSMNILKAPAWISEFNYPYATFDEVPKSVFDSINRDLDAVQSPDPLVSVVIPGWNEEVNILRSVASLAKMKTDIPFEIVVVNNNSTDQMQKTLDNLHVRSVFQPIQGWGPARQMGLENARGKYILTADADGLYPPDWVSEMMAVLQQPGVVCVYGRYSFIPTPEKGFSRWKLSILETLKDGIAEVRHMKRPHLNAYGISIGYIREYGLKVGYVMHKIRGEDGRMCFDLMNYGSVKQVKSAKARAWTGTRTLEKDGSFSRTLFVRIANELRRFSSMFVEQPPHDTKTSLNN
- a CDS encoding T9SS type B sorting domain-containing protein, encoding MLVCQCKSAFLSWIVPLFLLILTARVDSRAQCSQGAIICETFGSGPRGALPQGQTTFAYTTNPCPNDGEYTLMDTVANSCHGDAWHRVREDHTPGDVKGNMFVVNAFYQPSEFFSQKAMGLCPGVTYEFSLWVLNINKVLQPGPCDEFSLRDPIIAMRVEQADGTLIKEVIQPAVSRSVTPVWVQLSMQFVIQTNTNDIVVKLINKGLGGCGNDLAIDDIGFRPVHPNLTIQFANSSASEITACADTRLTLSIGAAVGYPNPVYSWQQSQDNINWTPVPGTGQATYKINPVRVGRTYYRLRNAQPINANAIGRSQCSAESNVLIVNGRPDAPFSLGNDLAVCAGTSQVLQAPDPLPAGTSFVWSDLSSNQELIVNSAGAYWLETNLGGCTYRDTVNVSTQNCHLEDVYIPDAFSPNNDAVNDNLIVIHAGTFTAYSFRVYDRWGSVIFVSKQADLTWDGMFQNRPCPEGIYAWTLDYSVLNTQNQERHYTRSGRVILVR
- a CDS encoding glycosyltransferase family 2 protein translates to MQQNYYFPDVTLLVTHYNRSQSLENLLTSFRKLNCQFGEIVVSDDGSKEEHRNYLKKLQEEFSFRLISTPKNKGLGNNINKGQEAVQTPYTLYIQEDFEPKPAFPDRLVESLGIINEHPEFDIIRFYAYYPYAYLKPYDNQFSEMVIPSIWDTNYTKIYYYSDHPHLRRSSFLEKFGRYVEGLAPDKTEYWMCVSFIQHKGRGLFFNEFKQLFDQKNTQTEPSTYSLKKWGVSKNQVLVAVRYVYRQLKYNYDIYIKKP